Genomic window (Xylanimonas protaetiae):
TCAAGCTCGCCCACTCGCCGGCCGAGGCCGCCGAGAAGGCCGAGCAGATCCTCGGCATGGACATCAAGGGCCACACGGTCCACCGCGTGATGATCGCCGAGGGCGCCAAGATCGCCGAGGAGTTCTACTTCTCGGTGCTGCTGGACCGCGCGAACCGCAGCTACCTGGCCATGTGCTCGGTCGAGGGCGGCATGGAGATCGAGCAGCTCGCCGTCGAGCGTCCGGAGGCGCTGGCCCGCGTGGTCGTCGACCCCATCGTGGGCATCGACGACGCCAAGGCCGCCGAGATCGTCGCCACCGCGAACTTCCCCGAGGAGCTCCACGCCGACGTCGCCGCCGTCATCCAGAAGCTCTGGGGCGTGTTCACGGCCGAGGACGCCACGCTCGTCGAGGTGAACCCGCTGGTCCGCACCGAGGACGGCGCGATCGTCGCCCTCGACGGCAAGGTCACGCTGGACGACAACGCCTCCGAGGTGCGCCACCCCGACCACGAGGAGCTCGAGGACAAGGCGTCCTCCGACCCGCTCGAGGCGAAGGCCAAGGCGCACGGCCTCAACTACGTCAAGCTCGACGGCGAGGTCGGCATCATCGGCAACGGCGCGGGCCTGGTCATGTCCACGCTCGACGTCGTCGCCTACGCGGGCGAGAACCACGGCGGCGTGAAGCCCGCCAACTTCCTCGACATCGGCGGCGGCGCCAACGCGCAGGTCATGGCCGCGGGTCTCGACGTCATCCTGAACGACCCCCAGGTCAAGTCGGTGTTCGTCAACGTGTTCGGCGGCATCACCGCGTGCGACGAGGTCGCCAAGGGCATCGTGGGCGCGCTCGAGATCCTCGGCGACGAGGCCTCCAAGCCGCTGGTCGTGCGCCTCGACGGCAACAACGTGGACCTCGGCCGCGCGATCCTGCGCGAGGCGAACCACCCGCTCGTCACGCTCGCCGAGACCATGGACGGCGGCGCGGAGAAGGCCGCCGAGCTGGCCGCTGCCGCCGCCGCTCCGGCCGCCGTCTGACCCCGCCCGCCGAACGCAGAGACCTGAAAGCGAAGCAATGTCGATCTACCTGAACAAGGACTCGAAGATCATCGTCCAGGGCATCACGGGCGGCATGGGTGCCAAGCACACCGCCCTCATGCTCGACTCGGGCGCCACGATCGTGGGCGGCGTCAACGCCCGCAAGGCCGGCACCACGGTGACGCACAAGGACCACGAGGGCAACGAGGTCGTCCTCCCCGTGTTCGGCACCGTCGAAGAGGCTATGGCCGAGACGGGCGCCAACGTGTCCGTGCTGTTCGTGCCCCCGGCGTTCACCAAGGACGCCGCCATCGAGGCCGTCGACGCCGGGATGCCGCTCATCGTCGTCATCACCGAGGGCGTCCCGGTGCAGGACACGGCCGAGGTCTGGGCCTACCTGCAGGGCAAGGGCACCCGCATGATCGGCCCGAACTGCCCCGGC
Coding sequences:
- the sucC gene encoding ADP-forming succinate--CoA ligase subunit beta, with protein sequence MDLFEYQARDMFEKHGVPVLGGVVATTPEEARAAAEKLGGGTVVVKAQVKTGGRGKAGGVKLAHSPAEAAEKAEQILGMDIKGHTVHRVMIAEGAKIAEEFYFSVLLDRANRSYLAMCSVEGGMEIEQLAVERPEALARVVVDPIVGIDDAKAAEIVATANFPEELHADVAAVIQKLWGVFTAEDATLVEVNPLVRTEDGAIVALDGKVTLDDNASEVRHPDHEELEDKASSDPLEAKAKAHGLNYVKLDGEVGIIGNGAGLVMSTLDVVAYAGENHGGVKPANFLDIGGGANAQVMAAGLDVILNDPQVKSVFVNVFGGITACDEVAKGIVGALEILGDEASKPLVVRLDGNNVDLGRAILREANHPLVTLAETMDGGAEKAAELAAAAAAPAAV